From a region of the Halomonas sp. HL-93 genome:
- a CDS encoding glutamine--tRNA ligase/YqeY domain fusion protein, whose product MTNETTPAPNFIRNQVRDEIEGGQVTKIVTRFPPEPNGFLHIGHAKSICLNFGLAEQMGGECHLRFDDTNPAKEEQAYIDAIKDDVSWLGFEWAGPVRFASDYFDQLYAWAQHLIREGKAYVDDLTPDEIREYRGTLTEPGQPSPYRERSVDENLDLLERMRKGEFGEGEKVLRAKIDMASPNINLRDPILYRIRHASHHQTGDKWKIYPSYDFTHGQSDALEGVTHSICTLEFEDHRPLYEWFLDNLPVPAKPRQIEFARLNLNYTLTSKRKLKMLVDEQIVDGWDDPRMPTISGMRRRGYTPASIRKFCDMIGVTRADGGLVDIAMLTHAIRSDLEDNAPRAMCVLKPLKVVLTNVPEDHEEIYEVAGHPAREDMPVRKVPLTRELYIDQDDFMEDAPKKFFRLAPGKEVRLRNSYVIRCDEVIKNEAGDVTELHCSVDFDTLGKNPEGRKVKGVIHWVSAEHGIPLEVRLYDNLFMVEQPDRDKDVDFLDHLNPESLTVCNAIGEPSLADAGPEARFQFERIGYFCADRHVSVPGQLVFNRTVGLKDSWAKIKQKG is encoded by the coding sequence ATGACCAACGAGACCACCCCAGCGCCGAACTTCATTCGCAACCAAGTACGCGACGAAATTGAGGGCGGCCAGGTCACAAAAATCGTGACGCGCTTTCCCCCGGAGCCCAATGGTTTCCTGCATATCGGCCATGCCAAGTCGATCTGTCTCAACTTTGGGTTGGCGGAGCAGATGGGTGGTGAGTGTCATTTGCGCTTTGACGACACCAACCCGGCCAAAGAAGAGCAGGCCTATATTGACGCGATCAAGGATGACGTCAGTTGGCTGGGGTTTGAATGGGCGGGTCCCGTACGGTTTGCCTCGGACTACTTTGATCAGCTCTACGCCTGGGCGCAGCATTTGATCCGTGAGGGTAAGGCCTACGTCGATGATCTGACACCCGATGAGATCCGTGAATATCGCGGAACGCTGACCGAGCCGGGCCAGCCGAGTCCCTATCGCGAACGCAGCGTCGACGAAAACCTGGACCTTCTGGAGCGCATGCGCAAAGGCGAGTTTGGCGAGGGCGAGAAAGTCTTGCGGGCCAAGATCGACATGGCCTCGCCAAACATCAATCTACGCGACCCGATTCTCTACCGTATCCGCCACGCCAGCCATCATCAGACCGGTGATAAATGGAAAATCTATCCGTCCTACGATTTCACCCATGGCCAGTCTGACGCCCTGGAAGGCGTGACCCACTCTATTTGTACCCTCGAGTTTGAAGACCACCGCCCGCTATACGAGTGGTTCCTGGATAACCTGCCGGTGCCGGCCAAACCCCGCCAGATCGAGTTTGCCCGGTTAAACCTCAACTATACGCTGACCTCCAAGCGCAAGTTGAAAATGCTGGTCGACGAACAGATCGTGGACGGCTGGGACGACCCCCGCATGCCGACGATCTCGGGGATGCGCCGGCGGGGCTACACGCCCGCGTCAATCCGCAAGTTCTGCGACATGATCGGGGTGACCCGCGCCGACGGCGGCCTGGTTGACATAGCCATGTTGACCCACGCGATTCGTTCGGACCTGGAGGACAATGCGCCGCGGGCGATGTGTGTGCTCAAGCCGCTCAAAGTGGTGCTCACCAACGTGCCGGAAGACCATGAAGAAATCTACGAGGTGGCTGGCCACCCCGCGCGTGAGGATATGCCGGTGCGCAAGGTGCCCCTGACCCGCGAGCTGTACATCGATCAGGATGACTTCATGGAAGACGCACCGAAAAAATTCTTCCGTCTTGCGCCCGGTAAAGAAGTTCGTCTGCGTAACAGCTACGTCATCCGTTGCGATGAGGTGATCAAGAACGAAGCAGGTGACGTCACGGAACTGCATTGCTCGGTCGATTTTGACACCCTGGGGAAAAACCCGGAAGGTCGCAAAGTGAAAGGGGTCATTCACTGGGTAAGTGCCGAGCACGGTATTCCGCTAGAAGTGCGCCTGTACGACAACTTGTTCATGGTCGAGCAGCCCGACCGCGATAAAGATGTCGACTTTTTGGATCATTTAAACCCTGAGTCGCTAACTGTTTGCAACGCTATTGGTGAGCCCAGTCTGGCTGATGCGGGGCCTGAGGCACGCTTCCAATTTGAGCGGATCGGTTATTTCTGCGCAGATCGTCACGTCTCGGTACCAGGCCAGTTGGTGTTTAACCGTACCGTGGGTTTAAAAGATAGCTGGGCGAAAATCAAACAGAAAGGTTAA
- the cysS gene encoding cysteine--tRNA ligase translates to MHIYNTLTRRKEPFTPLVKGKVSMYVCGMTVYDYCHLGHARVMVAFDVITRYLRERGYDVNYVRNITDIDDKILKRADENNESISALTERMIEAMHEDEARLYVLPPSHEPRATGHVDNIISMIETLVEKGYAYSADNGDVYYRVRRFADYGKLNNRQLDDMRSGARVDVDVHKEDPLDFVLWKAAKPGEAHWHSPWGNGRPGWHIECSAMSTCCLGDTFDIHGGGPDLTFPHHENEIAQSEAATGKPYVNTWMHAGAVRVDQEKMSKSLGNFFTIREVLTEHDPEVVRYLLVASHYRSAINYSQDSLLEARKSLTRLYTALEGVEICPPSTANNQGVAAYRERFTAAMDDDFNTPDALAVMFDLARDINRAKQETPEKASSLAAELRELASVLGLLQQSPDAFLKGSQQQNLAISESAINDKIAQRQAAKANKDFAQADAIRDELAAQGVILKDSREGTTWVVDTSH, encoded by the coding sequence ATGCATATTTACAATACGCTGACACGTCGCAAGGAGCCTTTCACCCCGCTGGTAAAGGGCAAGGTAAGTATGTATGTCTGCGGCATGACGGTGTATGACTACTGCCACCTTGGCCATGCCCGCGTTATGGTCGCGTTCGATGTCATTACCCGCTATTTACGTGAGCGTGGTTATGACGTTAATTATGTGCGCAACATTACCGATATAGACGATAAAATCCTCAAGCGTGCTGATGAAAATAACGAGAGTATCTCGGCGCTTACTGAGCGCATGATTGAGGCGATGCACGAGGATGAAGCTCGTCTGTATGTGTTGCCGCCTAGCCATGAGCCACGAGCGACTGGGCACGTCGACAATATCATTTCCATGATCGAGACTCTGGTTGAAAAAGGCTATGCATACTCGGCAGATAACGGCGACGTGTATTATCGCGTTCGGCGTTTTGCCGACTACGGCAAGCTCAATAACCGCCAGCTGGATGACATGCGTTCCGGTGCCCGCGTCGACGTTGACGTGCACAAGGAAGATCCTCTCGACTTTGTGTTATGGAAGGCCGCCAAGCCTGGTGAAGCTCATTGGCATTCCCCATGGGGAAATGGCCGACCTGGCTGGCATATTGAATGCTCGGCGATGTCGACCTGCTGCCTGGGTGATACCTTCGATATTCATGGCGGGGGACCGGACTTGACGTTTCCCCACCATGAAAATGAAATAGCTCAATCTGAAGCGGCTACGGGCAAGCCCTACGTAAACACCTGGATGCACGCAGGTGCTGTCAGGGTTGATCAGGAAAAGATGTCGAAATCGTTGGGTAATTTCTTCACGATTCGTGAAGTGCTGACAGAACATGACCCTGAAGTGGTGCGCTATTTATTGGTCGCCAGCCACTACCGCAGCGCAATCAACTACTCGCAGGATTCGCTTTTAGAGGCCCGGAAATCATTAACGCGGCTTTATACAGCGCTTGAGGGGGTGGAGATTTGCCCCCCAAGTACGGCTAATAACCAGGGTGTTGCTGCCTACCGTGAACGTTTTACGGCGGCGATGGACGACGATTTCAATACCCCTGACGCGTTAGCGGTAATGTTCGACTTGGCGCGTGATATTAACCGAGCTAAGCAAGAGACACCTGAAAAAGCGTCAAGTTTGGCGGCTGAGTTAAGGGAGTTAGCCAGCGTGTTAGGGCTTCTCCAGCAATCGCCTGACGCATTCTTGAAGGGCTCACAGCAACAAAATCTGGCAATCAGTGAATCCGCAATTAATGACAAAATTGCTCAGCGTCAGGCGGCAAAGGCCAATAAAGATTTTGCTCAAGCCGATGCGATTCGCGATGAACTGGCGGCACAGGGCGTTATTCTTAAAGATTCACGGGAAGGGACGACCTGGGTGGTTGATACTTCTCACTAG